The DNA sequence gagagagatgaccgTGGCCATGGAGCAATTAGGGTTAGTTTGGAAACTCACTTTCTATTAGGATTTCAGACTTTTTTCAGGGTATGTCTCTCCCTTGCTTCTAAATTAGAACTCAATATACAACGTGGTTTTCCAAAGGGGGTTGAAATAGGGAAAACTAACTTAATATGTGTACAAAGCTACTCACATTAGTATAGCATAAATCTTTGTTCATACTAAATGTTATAAAAGTTTGCTAACTCTAGTCTTTTCGAGGTGCTCATCGAGATAGGTTGTGCGCGCGCGTTCATTAAATTGAATATATATGCGTCtgtaatttgaaaaaaaaatatgagaaaagtatttttttttaaagatttataCACAATGTGCACCTTATAACTTTATAATTTTCTAAAAGTAAACTTACAGGATAAAAAAGTGTACAGaaggaaataaaaaaaactcATTGTTTTCGATCCTATATATTCCTATACGGAACTGCTAGCGCCCGGACGTTCGGCGCCAACAACGCGTCCGGACGCCGAGCCCTCCCCCACCCGCGccacagaaaagaaaaaaaaagaaaattccATCCGCCTCTAACCAACTCACCTCTGCCCCACTCATTCCGTCCGGAAGACCGTTTCTTATCTGTTCCCTCCCAACCAACTTACCCCTGCCCCGCTCGCCCCACACAGAGGACCGCACTTCGTTCGTTCCTTGCGCAATGAGCCCATCCTCCGCCCCCACGAGCATGAGATCGCCCCTGCCCCTCGCTTTGTTGGCCCCTAGCAGATCTGCCTGCCGCTAACTCGTCCCTACAATCTATCCTCATACTTGACGCTGCAACACAATATATATAATAGTGCAACAACAGCTGACATACTGCTACAACAAACAAGTTGAAGTAGCTGAAACATCATAAACATCGTATTACAACAAACAAGAATAATTGCTGCAACAGCATGCAAACAACTGCTACAACATACAGATTGAAGTATTGGATAGAACAGCTGAAACACCATAAATATAGTATTACAACAACAAAGAACGGCTGTTGCAACAACATGTAACAACTAATACAACAGCATAGGTTGAAGCATTAGATGGAGCAACCGAAACACCATAGACATGTATTACAACAACATCGACCAACTGTTGTAACAACATGCAACAACTAATACAACAGTGCAGATTAAAGCATTGGATGGAGCGAGTAAAACACCATGGACATAGTACTACAACAACACCGAACAAATGTTGTAACAACATAAAACAAACTACTACAACATGCACACTGAAGCAACTGAAACAACATCTCAAAACACAAAACTGCAACAACGACTAAAACCTACTGCAATGTCTAGATAGAACCATTGCAACAATGACGAGATATGAACCCGAGAGCTCGCCGGAACCCTATCCTACTGCAACAGCACCTGAAAAACATACTGCAAAAAACCAGAGAACACCATTACAACACGTACGAGCACTGAATCCCAAGAGCTCGCCGAAACCTTGGCCAACACAATATCTCGTAGATCTAGATCCAGAGGAAGAGCAGGAGGAGCaagaggtggaggaggagcagaGGAGGGCTCAGATCTAGATCCACAAGAGGAGAGAGGGAAAAGGGAGAGAAAGGCTTCGGATCCAAATCCCTCTCTACCTACCTCGTTAGAGCCGCGTCGTTGTCTCCATCTCCAGATGCATGGAGGTCACGAGAGCGAGGGAGAAAGAGCAGGGAGGAAGGGAATTGCGCCGCTCACCGAAAGCTGCCACCGTCGTGCTCTACTCCGGCGGCATGGAGGGTGTGCGGGTCGCAGCggtggggagggagggagggagaaaaGGAGGGAGGAGCGGCTCGCGCATGGCAGAAAGTGCGGACGCATGGTGCGAACGGTGGAAGTGGCAGCGAGATGTGAGAGAAAGAGTGGGGATGAAAAAATGAGTGGATGAGAAAACGTGGAGGGGAATAAAATGAGTGGACAGCAATGTCCGGACGGACGGACATCTAATTACCGATTCCTATATGTGGGCGCGTAAGATGAAACGGCTCCAGTCCCCCCCGTGCAAGCGATGCTGATCCGTTCCATGGCGTGCACGGTGCACCCGCCCACAAACGACACCCTTTCACCTACTCCCCTGCTCGGCACAACCTGCGAACACGAACACTCCCAAGTCCCACGCACTCCTCCCCTGCAAGCCGTGGTCACGTGGAGCGCGGCAACACCGCGCCGCGCGCCACGCCACCTCGGCCGTCGTCGCATGCTCGGTCACTCACTGTCACATGGTGCCACCATGCAGGCGCGACGTGGTGTCGCCGCGCCACGCGTCGCCATGCACGCCGCCACGTACGTCCGTccccgatcgatcgatcgaacacctcctccctcctcgtcgtcgtcgtcccgaCGCATGCGCCGCGTCGATTATCCACTTCCCCCCCCGCGCTTCTATAAATACCCTGGCCTCATGCTCGACCATGGCCATCCACCCACCCACACACACCTCGTGTCCTTCACACAGTTCACTCACTCCTGTGCTAGTGTAGCTTGTGATCTGTCGACGATCGCTGGTCGGGGCGGCGGACATGGGGAAGGGTAGTGGGGGTGTATGGTGGGCGTTCCTCCTGCTCGCCGGCGTGCTGCTGCTGGCCGCAGCAGCCACGGCCGGCGCGGAGGAGGATGACGGAGCACTGGCGGCGGCCAACCGGGGCGGCAAGAAGGAGGACCTGCGGTGGTGCAAGAAGGCGTGCGAGTGGCAGTACGGAGAGGACACCCCGCGGAAGCGGGAGTGCGAGAGCCAGTGCCGCAAGCGCCACCAGCAAGCTGACGCTGACGCCGCCGACGAGGTGGTGGAGAACGGCAACGGCGACGGCGACATGGACATGTACGGCTCCCGCTCCGGGAGGCGCGAGTGTCGGCGCCAGTGCCTGCGCCGCTACGAGGACCAGCCGTGGCGGACCCAGGAGTGCATGACgcagtgccgccgccgccacggcggcgggcaggccgaggccgatgaggaggaggaggaggagtacgAGAtgagcggccgcggcggcgagggcgagggGCGCCGCAAGTGCCGGGAGAGGTGCGAGCGGCACCACCGCGGCGGGGACTGGTGGGAGAAGCAGCGCTGCCTGATGGACTGCAAGAGCcgggagcaggaggaggaggaggaaggcggTAGCGGTAGTGGTGGCCGTCGCCGCCGCGAGGAGGACAGCGGCGGCGACCGCTGCCGGTGCGAGAAGAAGTGCGAGCGCCATCACGACCGCGGGAGCAAGCAGCGGTGCGTCGAGGCCTGCGAGCGCCGGCGACAGGAGGACAGCGACCGGTGCCAGAAGCGATGCCAGCACTACGGTGACCGGCAGGCGAGGCGGTGGTGCGTGCAGCGCTGCGAGCGTCAGGGAgccgacgacgaggacagcgaccgGTGCCAGAAGCGATGCCAGCACTACGGCGACCGGCAGGCGAGGCGGTGGTGCGTGCAGCGCTGCGAGCGTCAGGGAGCCGACGAGGAGGACAGCGACCGGTGCCAGAAGAGATGCCAGCACTACGGCGACCGACAGGCGAGGCGGTGGTGCGTGCAGCGCTGCGAGCGTCAGGGACAGGAGGccggcgacgccgccgccgccgacgaggaCAACAGATACCCCGGCGAGCGGTGCCAGAAGAGATGCCAGCACCACAGCGACTGGATGAAGAGGCTGCGGTGCGTCGAGCGGTGCGAGCGCGGGCGAGAGGTGGACGACGGCGGCCGCCGCGACGACGCCGGCAACGAAGAGGACCGCGGCGACCGGTGCCAGAAGCAGTGCCAGCACTACAGCGACTGGGACAAGAAGCAGCAGTGCGTGCGCGACTGCCGTCGCGGCCGTGGCAGCTGGGAGACGACGGTGGCCGGCGCCATCCTCGAGGTGGTGTGAggacggccggccggcggcgacgTGCATGGCGTGGCGCGCGGCTAATAATAAAAGGggtgtacgtacgtacgtgtcaCCGGGCGTGGCTTCTCTGCAGGGGACCCACATCGACCAAGTACTACTGCTCGTTCGTACTACGTACGTATATACGCCCGTGTATACGTACGTATGTACATATGTGTGTATACGTCTTTGCTGCACGTATGTAGAGAGACGTGAGAATAAAGAGTGGTAGCTACATGCACGGCGGCCATGGCTCTCCGATGAGAGAGCTGCTGCTAGCTGTGTTTGTGTGTGTGATCGTCATGTTGCTTGGTGAGGGATCTAGCAGAAGTCTAAGTGCGCTTTGTACTAGTTGAGAGGCTATCTCTGTAAGTGAAATGTGGTATAAATAAAAAGTAAAGGGTTCCTTTTTCGGAAATTGTATGTTTTTTCTGTCATGGTGGTGCTGATTTTTCTAGCTAGCTAGAGTCCTACAAAATTGAATTGTTTTTTCAAGTTTTCTTGCATTATAAAAGTACATTTGCATTTGCATTGCATATTTGCATGCACGTCTGTATATTTATTGCCCGATAAGTCATGACTAAAAAACTATATATTTATTTGGTTGATAAGTCATAACTAAAAGTTAAGTACTGTTTGTGATTTGTGGTGAAAGAAAATACTATTAAATAACTGATAGATTTGGCTGATAAAgctgtatatatgtatatttgtTTGGTTGATAAGTCATGACTAAAAGTACTGTATATTTGTTTGGTTGATAAGTCATGACTAAAAATActgtttat is a window from the Sorghum bicolor cultivar BTx623 chromosome 5, Sorghum_bicolor_NCBIv3, whole genome shotgun sequence genome containing:
- the LOC8062661 gene encoding antimicrobial peptides isoform X3; the protein is MGKGSGGVWWAFLLLAGVLLLAAAATAGAEEDDGALAAANRGGKKEDLRWCKKACEWQYGEDTPRKRECESQCRKRHQQADADAADEVVENGNGDGDMDMYGSRSGRRECRRQCLRRYEDQPWRTQECMTQCRRRHGGGQAEADEEEEEEYEMSGRGGEGEGRRKCRERCERHHRGGDWWEKQRCLMDCKSREQEEEEEGGSGSGGRRRREEDSGGDRCRCEKKCERHHDRGSKQRCVEACERRRQEDSDRCQKRCQHYGDRQARRWCVQRCERQGQEAGDAAAADEDNRYPGERCQKRCQHHSDWMKRLRCVERCERGREVDDGGRRDDAGNEEDRGDRCQKQCQHYSDWDKKQQCVRDCRRGRGSWETTVAGAILEVV
- the LOC8062661 gene encoding antimicrobial peptides isoform X2 produces the protein MGKGSGGVWWAFLLLAGVLLLAAAATAGAEEDDGALAAANRGGKKEDLRWCKKACEWQYGEDTPRKRECESQCRKRHQQADADAADEVVENGNGDGDMDMYGSRSGRRECRRQCLRRYEDQPWRTQECMTQCRRRHGGGQAEADEEEEEEYEMSGRGGEGEGRRKCRERCERHHRGGDWWEKQRCLMDCKSREQEEEEEGGSGSGGRRRREEDSGGDRCRCEKKCERHHDRGSKQRCVEACERRRQEDSDRCQKRCQHYGDRQARRWCVQRCERQGADEEDSDRCQKRCQHYGDRQARRWCVQRCERQGQEAGDAAAADEDNRYPGERCQKRCQHHSDWMKRLRCVERCERGREVDDGGRRDDAGNEEDRGDRCQKQCQHYSDWDKKQQCVRDCRRGRGSWETTVAGAILEVV
- the LOC8062661 gene encoding antimicrobial peptides isoform X1 — protein: MGKGSGGVWWAFLLLAGVLLLAAAATAGAEEDDGALAAANRGGKKEDLRWCKKACEWQYGEDTPRKRECESQCRKRHQQADADAADEVVENGNGDGDMDMYGSRSGRRECRRQCLRRYEDQPWRTQECMTQCRRRHGGGQAEADEEEEEEYEMSGRGGEGEGRRKCRERCERHHRGGDWWEKQRCLMDCKSREQEEEEEGGSGSGGRRRREEDSGGDRCRCEKKCERHHDRGSKQRCVEACERRRQEDSDRCQKRCQHYGDRQARRWCVQRCERQGADDEDSDRCQKRCQHYGDRQARRWCVQRCERQGADEEDSDRCQKRCQHYGDRQARRWCVQRCERQGQEAGDAAAADEDNRYPGERCQKRCQHHSDWMKRLRCVERCERGREVDDGGRRDDAGNEEDRGDRCQKQCQHYSDWDKKQQCVRDCRRGRGSWETTVAGAILEVV